A stretch of DNA from Dehalobacterium formicoaceticum:
GGTGACATAGTCCATGAGGGTCGCATCGGACATATCCACGGCGCGCTTACACAGAGACACCATGCGGCGATAGGTGGCCTCGCAGGAATTGGAGTGGATGGTGGTCAGCACCGCCACGCCGGTTCGGGCGGCCTCCTGCGCGGCATTTGCTTCTGCACCGCGCATCTCGCCCACCACAATGATGTCCGGGTTAAAACGGAGGGCATAATCTAAAAGGTTGGTCTGGTCGATGCGCTGGCGGTCGTTATCGCTGTCACGGGTCAAGGTGTGGATGACCGAATTGACCACTTTCCCATCCTTTTCCCGCACCAGAGCCAATTCACGGGAGCCGTTCTCGATGGTATAGATGCGCTTGTTATCCGGTACGGTGGTCAGTACCCAGCCTGCCACGGTGGTTTTGCCGGAGCTGGTGGCTCCCGCTACGCAGACCGAAATCCCGTAGCGGATGCAAAGGGATAAAAAGTCCAGCATTGGGTCTGTCGCCGTACCGCTTCGGACAAAATCCTCTTTTTTCATACTCTGAGGGTTGACGATACGAATGGAAGCCGCCACGCCCACATCCTCGTCCACAATGGGGCTTTTGAGGACGGCAATTCGGATGTTTTTGCTGAGATGCCCCAGCACGATGGGACTGGCGTTATCCAGCACCATGCCGCTGATGTGCAGCATCCTGCGAATCACATTGACAGCATGCTGGGGGCTTTCAAAGCGTTCCTCCAGCTTGACGGTGCGGCCATCCGAATACTGCACCTCAATATCCCGCCACGAATTGATGTCGATTTCCTCAATTCCTGTGCCGAAGATGTATTTGGTCAGAAACCCAAACTCTGCCATTTCGGTGTAGAGGGCGTCCGCCAGCCTGCCGCCGCTCATGCCGTTGACTGACACCCGGTGATCCTGCAGGAATTTCTGGATATACCGCTTCATCTGCACCTTGGCGTCCTCGCCGCCTGCGGTAAGGAGGGTGCTGTAATGCTCGGAAATGTACGCCTGCACCTCGGCAAGCACCGAGGAGAAATCCTTTCCCTCCGTTTCCGGGGTAAAGAACAGACCATGCGCACGCAGCGTGCGGTTGTCACACAACGGCGCGGCTTCCTGCTCATCCGGCGGATTCAAAACATCCACATCGGAACCGAACTGCAAGTTTGCAAACCTCTCAGCCGTGGGTTCGGAGGTATTCCCGACTTCGGTGATCAGCTCTGGTTCTGTGGATAACGGATGACTGCCGTTTTTTTCTGTGCGTGCCGCCTTATTCTGAAATGCCGGTGCGCTTCGTTTTTTGCCCAACTTCATATGCCGAACACCTCCTTTGCGATTTTTTCGATTTCTTTTTTAAACGGGCGGCTGTCCTTCAGGGACAAATCCGCCAGTAGATTCCCGGCAAGGTACTGTTCCTCCAGCTCCGGCGAGTGGGTCAGGGTAAAGGCTACGGAGCCCAGCGCCTGTCCGATCTGCTCCCCGGCCTGCCGGGGTTTTACGTTCCCGGCAACCTTGTACTGCTTCTCCGCATCCCACTTGGAATCCCGGAGCAATGGGAGCTGGCTGGAGAGATAGCTCACGGATTTCAGATCGGCGTTCGCAAGGCGCAGAACACTGTCGGCCTCCATGAGCGCCACGGCGGAGAGAATGTCATTGGCGATATAGCTGCCGCAGTCCGCCACCACGAAAGGGGCGATTTTTCGCAGATTATCCAGAAGTTCTTGTGCCTGAGTCTGCTCATAAGGCGGGTAGGTGTACTCGTTCTCACCCTTTTTCATGCCGAGGATGGTGAGGTGTTTGTGCTTTTTCAGCGTCACCAGATTGTGCTTGATGAGCGGCTCCGTCACATGGGCGGCGGCTAGAATACTGCCCAGCGAATGCTCACCCTCCAGCTCCGAGGGCGGGCAGATGCAGGGCAGCATGGGCGCGGTCATATCGCAGAGCAGCAGCACCACGTTTTTCTTCTGGTCAGCAAGATGCTTTGCAATCTTTACGGCAGTGACGGTCTTGCCGCTGCCGGGGGAACCCCAAACCGCAAGGATGCCGTCCTGCGGCTCCTGCTGCGGCGAGGCATCCTCCTTTGGGGCTTGGCGGGTGAAGATGCCCTTTTTCTTGAAATTCAGCATCATTCCACCCCGCTTTCCGCAGTTGCTTCGGATGCAGTGCTTTCCTCCGGTTCCTGAGATTCGGAAGTGCTGTCCTGCACCGGCTCCACGGGATACAGCGCCGCAACGACCTTGTCCTGTGCCTCGATAAATTTGGCGGTGTTGGCAGGCGTGCCGCGGTAAACGAGGGACAGGTGGAGTTTGCCGTCAGACTCCAGCTCCGCCAGCGTCTTGCTCTGCTCCGGGGACACCAGCAGGGTCACCGTGGAGGGCAGCTCCTTTTCGTCCCCGGTTTCTGTTTCCGTCTGCGCTCCGGTGTTGGCGTCATAGCCGCTGCCTGCGGTGACGGCGATAACCTCCACATATTTCAGCTCGGCGGGGATCACGGTGGAGCCCTGCTTTTTGTAATCCGGGGCAATCACCGACACGATATCGCCGCTCTGGAGCTTGCCGGACAGTCCGTTTGCAAAGCTCTTGATGGTCACCGACATGGCCTGCTTGGTACCGTCCAGACTGTAAAGATAGGTATTTTCTGCAGCGGGAGTATCAGACAGCTTGGTGTTTAAGATATAGTCCCCGACGGAAAGATCGGCGGTGGCATATTTGCCCACGACAGTTTCACTCTGGCGAAGAACATTGTCGGGCAGACCAAAGCCGCCCACCTCCACGGTCTGCACCATCTCTCTGGTGACTTCCTCGCCTGCCTTGATTTCCTTTACGACACGGACAATTTCGGTTTTCTGACTAACGGACTGGTTAAACAGCGGCGTCACGCCGAAGCAGATGAGCAGGGACAAAAGGATGCAGATCACGCCGACCACCGTGCGGTTTTTGAAAAGGCTCATAGATTTTTCCTCCTTGATTTCATGGTGATTTTAGAAGCTGGAGCTGTATCTGCGGTGTTTCACTGCTTTCACAGCCTTGGGGATCAGGGTGGCGGCTGCCAGCGCAACGGCGGCAATACCGGCAACAATGAGGGTCTTTTTTCTGCTGATATGGATTTTTTTCATAGGATGTTTCCTCCAATTCTTAGAATGGTTATGGCAAGAAAGCCGAGGGACAAAAACGGCGCCATAGGCAGAGATGCCTGTGACGCCTTCCGCGGCTCCAGCTTGCGGAGCCGTCTGATCAGTTGGTTGATGAGATAAAAAAAGAGGGATGCCGTCAGGCCGAGCAGCAGCCCGGCCGTGCATCCCACAAAGCCCAGCACCATGCCTGCGGCGGCGGTGAGCTTGATATCCCCGCCGCCGATGCCCTCCGGCTTATATAAAGCAACAAGAAACATAGGCAGTGCCGCAAAGATACCCCAAAACCTGACGGGGCTGAAATCCATCAGCCCCGTCAGTGCAATCAGGAGGCAGATGCTGTCCGGGATAATCCGCTTGCGGAGATCCCATACAGAAGCCGCCAGCAGCAGACAGAAAAAAAGCACCGCCTGAAAGGTGCTATCAGCCTGCATAGTTGAACATTTCCTTAATGCGCTGCACAAGGGTAGGCAGCACCGTTTCCCCGAACAGAGCATACAGCCCCGCAAGGAGCAGAGCGCCCAAGACCACGGCAATCAGGATTTTGATGGCGGTGTCAATGTAGCCGTCCCCGCGGCTACCGGAAAGGATGCGGCGGGTTCTGGCGGCGGTCATGACCGCCTTGCATTTCAGCTTACAAATGAGATGCTTCATGGATGTTCCCCCTTATTCAAAATGGTACGTCACCGAGTAGGTGATGTTGGATTTGTTGTACATGCACGAGTGATTGGTGTAATAATAGAACTCCAGCTGCGTATACACGCCAGCACCGAGGGTGCGGGTAAAGGTGATGCCGTTGGAGGTGGTGCCGTAGTCCAGCTGATCCCACTGCCCGGTCAGCCTGTTGTAGCCGCGCACTCTGCCGAAATCCGAGCCGCTGTGCCCGCTGACAGGCGGTACCGTAAAGGTATATTCCGTGATGGTGGCGCCCTCGATGCCGTTTTCCATGATCACGGAATCGGGGCCGGTGAGCGTCATGCCACCGCCGCCGTTGGAGTCCGCCACAAAGAACACGATGGCGGCCCAGGGGGATTCAGCCCCTGCGGAATCCACGGCTTTGACACGGACCACATTCTTTCCACGGGGATAGGTCTGTGTTTCGGAACTTCTGCCCTCCCAAATCAGGGTGACGGAATCGCCGTCCGGGTCGGAGCTGGCGGCCGTGATGGTGACCGGCGTTCCCGGCGCTACGCTGTTGCCGTTCGGGGTTCGGGTAATCACCGGCGCTGTCGGCGCGGAATTTGCCACGGTAAAGGTCTTGGATACCCACTGCGAGTACAGTCCCGTTGCATCCTTGGCGCGAACCTTTACGGTATGCGTGCCGGGCGCATAGTAACCGTCCGCCGCTTTGTTATCCCATTCCAGCGTGGTGGCGTCGCCGTCCGCATCAGCGGCTGTGGCGCTTATATTGACAAGGAATTTGCCGTTATTCGCTGTGCGGGTGGGGGATGCAGTCAAGGTAACAGTAGGCGCAGAGCTGGTGATGGTAAAGGTCTTTTCTGTCCATGGGGAATATGCTCCGGCGATATCCTTTGCGCGGACATGGATGGTGTGGGTTCCCGGCGCATAGTAGCTGTCCGCTGCCTTGTTATCCCACTCCAGCGTGGTGGCGTCGCCATCCGCATCGGTAGCTGTCGCACTGATATTGACAAGAAATTTGCCGTCCTTCACCGTGCGGGTCGGCTCGGCGGTCAGGGTTACGGTGGGCACGGCATTGGTCACGGTAAAGGTCTTTTCTGTCCATGAGGAATACGCCCCGGCGATATCCTTTGCCCGGACACGGATGGTGTGGGTTCCCGGCGCATAATAGCTGTCCGCCGCAGTATCCGCATACTCCAAGGTTACCGCATCCCCATCGGGGTCTGTGGCACTGGCGGTAATGTTCACAAGAAACTTGCCGTCCTTGGCGGTGCGGGTGGGAACGGCCTCTACCACGGGGGCATTCGGCGCGATGTTGGTGACCGTGATGTGTTCCGAATAGATGGTGACTCGTCCTTCGCTGTCGGTCACGGAGGCAGTCAGGGTAAATGTGCCGGTATCACGGATGGCGATTTTCCCGCCGTCATTGCCGAGGGTTCCCTGATACTGTGCGGGATTGCCGTCCTTTTGCAGTGCCCAAGCTACGGCATAGCTGCCGAGGTGCTGCACATCCTTTGCGGCAACCTCAAACTCCGTGCCGTAGTGAACAGTCTGTGGCATGGTAAATGCGTACTGCACCACCGGCAGGATGCGAATGCTCTCGCTGTGGGAATAGCTGCGCTTCAAATAATCGGTCATGGTGGCGGTGAGAACATACTCGCCATTATCCTTGAAGGTGATTTTGCCGCCCTGTGCGTTGAGCCCGCCACTGAACGCCTCGGAGAGCGGAAGGCTCTTGCCGTCCTTTGTCACAGACCACTCCACCGGCAGAACCTGATTGTTGCCGTGGGTTCTAAGGTTGAGGGCGGTGTCGGTGTAGGCAAATTCGGGGAGTTCAAAGCCGAGGGTCAGCACCGGCATAACCTCGCACTTTTCCTTACTTTCGTACAGAAATACACGGCCGGTTTCATCGGTAACTCTGGCTGTCAGCTCATAGACACCGGCTCGTTTGAAACGAATTGTGCCGCCGTCGTTTGTAAGTGTTCCGTCCACATAGGTCGGCCAGTCCTGAAACCCGTAGGTGTTGTCCACCAGCCATTCGATTGTCAGACCGTCCAGATCGGCTGTTTCGGTTTTGACCGTAATATCCGTATCGGTGTGGACATATTCAGGCAGACTGTAGCGGACGGCAGGCACGGGATACACCTTGAAGCCCTGCTCATAGCGGTAGGTTCTGCCGCCGTCGTCGGTGAATTCCGCTTTCAGAACATAGCTGCCCTTGGTGCGGACCTTCAGCTCACCGCCGCTGTTGCCCAGCGTACCCTCGGCTGCATCGGTGAGGGATACTTCCTTGCCATCACGGAGCAGCGTCCATTTTGCCGTATGGCTGCCGATTTCCCCGAACACTGCCTCTACCATCACGGTGTTGTCGGTGTGGAAGATTTCCGGCAGATAAAAGCCCGCGGAGCCTACCGGGTAGACGGTAATATTGGCGGTACCGGTAAACACTCGGCCGGTGGCGTCGGTGACAGAGGCAGTCAGGGCATACACGCCTTTTTCCTTAAAACGGATGCTGCCGTCAGAGAGCGTCCCCTCAATAAAGGCGTCGGTTTCGGCAGGCTCGCCGTTGCGGGTCAGGGTGTAGATTACTGTAAGGCCGTCCGCTTCTTTTGTTTCTGTCTGTAGAGTGATGGTTTTGTCCGTATGAGAAACGGCCGGGAGGGTGAGCTTGACCTCCGCCACCGGGTAGACGGTGATGTTATCCTGTGCGGTGATAACCTTACCCAGCTCATCTGTAATAGAGGCTGTCAGCGTATAACTGCCCTTTTCCTTGAACAGCACCGTGCCGCCGGTAGCGGTCAGCTCTCCGGAGAGGGCCGTTTCCATATCCACAGCCGTGCCGTCCTTTTCAAGGGACCACACCACCGCATTGGAACCGAGATTTTCGGTCGTCAGCTCCACCGCTACGGATTTGTCGGTATGGGTGGTTTCCGGCAGCGTGAACGCCGCCGTCACCACTGGGTAGATGCTGATGGTCTGCTCATGGGTCACCGTGACGCCCCGGCTGTTTTTTGCCGTGGCAATCAGGGTAATACTGCCGGTCTGTGTGAATTTCACTTTGCCGCCGTTTTTATCAAGGGTACCGTCTGTCAGCCCGGAAAGCTCCACGGGCAGGCCGTTTTTCAGGGCGGACCATGTCACACCGCTCACAGAACGGCTTTCCGGCTTGATCTCAATTTCATCGGCGGTATAGGCAGTTTTCGGCAAGGTGAAGCTGAACTGCGGGGCGGGAACATAAGAGCTGCCGCCACCGGAACCGCCGCTGGAGCTGCCTCCGCCAGAGGGCTTATCCTCCGGCTTGGCAGGAGTCGTCGGCTTGGGCGGTTCTTCCTTCTTGATCTGCTCTTTGGCCTTTTCTGTATCCACCAGCATTTCAAAGGCTTCGGCGCGGGTGGCCTCGCCGTCCGGTTTGACCGTACCGTCCGGGTAGCCGTCTACAATGCCGTATTCCTTGCCGGTGCAGATACTGGATTTATCCGCCTCGGAGAGTGTGCCGTCATCGGAAAAGCCGGTGACGCAGGGGCAGGAGGCGTCATGTTCCCCCTTACCGATGGCCCGCACCAGCATACGGATCATTTCCATACGGGAAATGGGCTGATCCGGTTGAAATTCTATGCCGAAATCGTCCTTTTGGATGATTCCAGCGATGATGAGCGCTTCAATATCCTGCTCCGACCAGTGTCCGGCAATGTCGGTGAAGCGAATGGTAACCTCGCTTTCCTCCGGTTCCGGCAGCTCCATGGTTCTGGAAACCAGCGCGGCAAATTCCCCTCTGGTGATGATGTCATCCGGGTGCGCCAGCCCGTCTGGATAACCGCTGATGACGCCTTTTTCCGTGAGAATCTGAATGGCTTCCTCCGCCCAATGCCCCTTGGCATCCTCAAAATACCGGTTTACCGCATAAGCGCTGCCTGCCAGCAGGGAAAGCACAAGGCAAACGGCGAGGACGAGACCCAGCGGCTTTTTCATTTTCTTCTTCATAGGCACCTCCTATATTCCGCCCATGACAGGCTGGCCTTGCTCCTGCTGGGCGGGGGATTCCTGTTTCTGCGCGGCGGTCTGTCCCTGAGTCAGCGCCTGCTGGTAAGCGCCGAGGACAGCCTTGTCGAATTCCGCTTTGGCCTCTTTGGTGCAGGGAAAGCAGATATCCTTGTACTCGCCGTTTCCGGCTCTGTAGCTTGGCATGGAGATAAACAGCCCCTTGGAGCCCTCCATGATTTTGATGCCCCGCACGGCGAAATCGCCGTAGACATTGACCGAGGCGGTGGCCTTGCAGTTGCCCTCCGGACGGATGGAGTGGATTTTCACATCGTACTTGGGGGCGGATGGTGTCGTATTGTTAGGCATGATCTTTCCTCCTTCTCAAAATGTCCGGCATCTTTAACCGGCGTAATTGAACATCTCTTTAATGCGCTGCACAAGGGTTGGCAGCACCGTTTCCCCGAACAGGGCATACAGCCCCGCAAGGAGCAAAGCGCCCAAAACAACGGCAATCAGAATTTTGATCGCGGTGTCAATGTAGCCCTCCCCGGCGTTCCCCGTGAGGATGGAGCGACTTTTGGCAGCTGCCGTGCCGATTTTTTTCTTAAGCTTGCAAAATAGGTTCTTCATTTTTTTCCTCCGTTCTAATGATGAGGGCATGAAAAAAGACAGCCGACGGCTGCCTACATACGCATACCCATGGTTTGGGTTTGCTCCGGTTCCCCGAAGCTGATTTTCTGAAATCCAAAGCGGTCGCAGTAGTGAAATTCGCTGCCCTCTGCGTCATACAGCTCCACCACATCGGACATGGACAGGGAGTGTCCGTCATAACCGGGCGGATGATTCACATTGCATCTTGTGTAGATGGCTTCGAGATCGTTGGTATCCAGCTGGCCGTCATAGGCAACGCGGTAATGCTCCGGGGACGGCTCCCCGAACTGCCGCACCGTTTCCTCATAGGAGATAAACTTCATATACACGTCCGTATCCGGCTTCAATTGCCAGATGCGGACATTTTTGAGCGGAGCGGCGGCTTCAGCCATGCCGCCCATCCGTTCCCCCGCGGCAAGGCGCTCCATCACGCCGTCCGTCCACTGCGGGGTCAGGCTGCGGCTTTTGAGCCATGTGGTCAGCTCGTCGTTTCGGAAGATGCTGTCCACCACCGCCTTTTCTTTTTCTGTATATCCGGCCGGGTTTCCGTAGTAGGAAATGAGGCCGTTTTTCAGGGTGATTCCCGGCATATGCTCACCTCCCGGATCGTGTGTTGGGAATCCAAGACCGATTATTTGCCGTAGACGATTTCCTCCAGCATAATCAGCTCATCCAGCTCCGCGAGGCACACGCCGCTTTGGGCCAGCACCGTAAGAATACCTGCCGGCACATCGGTAATGTCCTGCTGGACATCCGCCTCTACCACCGTGATTTCGCCGCTGTCCTCGTCCGTATAGGCTTCCAGCTTGGCGTCCGCGGGGATGCCCGATTCCTCCAGTAGATAGCCGGGGATGCGGATGCTTTGGCTTTCATCCAGCAGATCATGGCAGAGAGAGCACCCTGCCACCCATTCGGCGGGGCAGCCCTCCCCGCATTCATCGCCGCAGTTGCTGCAAAGGCCGCAGGCGGAGGCGAGAACGACGGTCAAATCCGAGGCGAGGGCGCTGAGACTATGGATGGCGTTCGCCACCTCCAAGGCCGTCATTTTGTCCTTCAGAAACACAAGGGCGTTCTGTCCGGCATGAAGCTCCAGCGTATCCTTGTCGGTAAAGCCGGATTGCTCACAGGCGTCGGCAGGGAGACCGATTTGGGGCATTTGATTCTTTTTCATGAATGAGTTCCTCCTATAAAAGATTGGGTTTGAGATTTATGCAATGCTGTGCTAAGGGCGTTTTGCCTATTCCATGAAGCCTCCTTCTCCAAACAGATTCAGCTGTGACGGAGCGTTTTTCTCGCGCTCATGCAGATCATAGTTGGCAATGAGGATTTCGGGGAACTGCGCTCCGTTGTCGTACCGCTGCTTGATATTGTTAATGCGGGTAAAGGCTTCCGTCTGGATGCCCGGTGCTTCATAGAGGCTGCGGATAAATTCACAGTCGTTGTAGGACAGCAGGAATTTCCCCTCAATCCCCAGCAGTGCATCCCGCAGACGGATATGGTCTTTTTCCGTGAAGCCGTCCTCGCCCACGTTTTTGTAATAGCTTTCGGTTTCAAAATACGGAGGGTCACAGTAGAAAAAGCTGACGGGGCGGTCATACTGCCCGATGAGCTTCTCGAAATCCTTGTTTTCGATGACCACCTTGGCAAGCCGCCGGTGAGCCTGCTCAATGAGGGGAAAGTTGCTGCGGATGTCGTGGGGCTGGCTGCCGTAGCTGGTCAGCCCCGAAGCGTAGCTGTAGCGGATGAGCTGGTAAAACCACGCCGCCCTTTGCACGTCTGATGCGGGGCTGTCACGGGCAAGGGCGTTTTTCACAAGCTCAAAATCCGCGCGGGAATTAAGGCAGTAGGCAAGTGCCGCCATCAGCTCCTGCGGCTTCTCCCGCACACAGCGGTAGAGGTTCACCAGCAGGCCGTTGAAATCGTTGTAGACCTCAAAATCGTTGCCGGGCAGCTTGTGAAACAGCACCCAGCCACCTCCGCCGAACACCTCAATGTACCGCTCATAATAGAGGGGAAACAGGGTGACGATCAGCTCCCGCAGGGATTTCTTCCCGCCGATCCAGGACATGAAGCTGTTCAGAAGTCATCACCTCCCTCCAGCGGCAGGCGCAGTTGGGTATCGTCAAAGGCCGCAAGGGAGCGGCGCAGGCCGGTAATGGCGGCGCTGATTCCGCTGATGCGGTTTCTCATATGCCGGATGGTCATGCGCACCTCGGCTTCGGTTTTCGCATAAAAGTACCCGTTCTGGTCGCTGGCAATGGGAACTCCCTCCCGGCGCAGGGCATTGACCTGATCCCGCAGCTCCTTGCCTGAAACGCCGAAGCTGCGTTCCAGCTCTTTGCTTATGACGGCGTTTTCTGCGCCGTGGTGATACCGGCGCAGATGCTCTGCAAGCTGTTCTTTCTGCATGGGTCCTCCTTTCCGGCCGTTTCCCCGGAAAGAAAGGCAAAAAGGGCGCAAAAAAACAGGGCCGCCTCCTGTTGGGGAAACGGCCCTGTGTTGATGTTGGGTCTAAAAAAGCACAGGCATCTCTGCTTGCGCTACTGGATTACGCCAAGCTCTCTTAACACTGCTACGCAGTCCTTGGCGCCCTGAATGTACAGATGCTTCTGAAACGTTACCTCCAAATCCGAATTTTGACTCAGATAATACTCAATTCTGTCTTTTATACCTTGACTGATTTCAAAGTTGTTCCGGATGCTGTCACTGAGTGACATTAATTCCTGCGCCAGTTTCTCCGACTGAGGGTCTGATTCACGCAGGGCAGCATACGCAAGCTGAAACCGTTCCGCCAGAGCCATATCCAGCAAGTCCATGAGCTTCTCGTCCATCTTCTTCGCCTCCCTTCAGCGCAACACAATGCCACAGCTTCATGAGAATAGCTATACCAAAACCCAACAAAGATTTGCTATTTCATTTCCATGCCGAAACTCTGGTTGGGATGGTTCAGGCATTGCTCTACCGTTTGCCCGGTCAGTGACCATAGGACGCCGTATTCGGTAAGAGTGACACCTTTTTCCTCCATCAGCTTTTCGCCGTATCTATGGAGATTCGCACAGGAAAACAACTCGCTTTCACATTCAATGCAGTATTTAGTCAGCATAAATTTGGCGTAATCCGCAGGGGTAGTCGCCTCACGGATGACTGAAAAATTCTTTATCTGCTGTGAAAGCTCCAGTGCATCCTCCAAGGAAAATTCCCCCGGCACGGCTTCCAGCATCGCCTTGTAGGTTGGAATACTGCGCTTATCTGCCATGCGCCGGAGCTGTTCCGCCAGCTCATTGACCAGACCATAGCAGTCGCCCTCCGAGGCATACAGGGCGTCATTTATTTTTTCGGTGAGGCTTGGCGCCATGCAGTCCTCCGCCGAAAATGCACATTCCTCCGGGGAAGCCGCTCCGACAGCATCGACCGCCTGCAAAAGCGTCGCATCCCCGGCAGGGAGCTTCAGGTAGACAGACGGTTCACTGTCCTGTGCAAGGCCGTTAAAATATCCCTTGGTTACACGGAGAAGCACGGTGTAATCCGGCTTTTCAAGGGAAACCGCATCGCCGCTGTGGTAGTCCGCTGCAATCTCACCGTTCTGCACCACATAGCCATGAGGCGTGAATACGCCACCCTCGCCCTCACGCATCTCTCTGCCAATTTTACCAAAGTCCAAATATGCGTAGACTTCATCCGATACATTTTCCAGCGCCGGTACAAAGTCATTATCCGCGTAAAATTTGCCGAGGGAAGCATCGTCATGAGCTTCGTAGGCAACTTGGCAATGCGCCATGCTGTGTGTCATATTGATGAGCCGATCCACCGGAATGGGAGCGTACTGAGTCTGAACGGCATCCATCATCACCATGCCCTCAAAGCAGTCCAGTTCCCATGCACTCAAGGAAGACAGCCGCTGGGCGAGGTGGTTCAGCTCATGAAGATTGATATCGGGCTGGATAAATTGCGGCAGATAGTCCAGCTGGCAGCTTAAAACCTCCGCAGAATAAACGGTGTCCCCGGCGGTTCCCGCTCTTTCCAACGCATCCGCCAGCTCATAGGGTGTGGCGGGGAGTGCGATTTCTGCCGACGGATTTATACCGGAAGGGTTCCACCGGCTGAGTTCTACTGAAAAAATTTTTTCTTCTCTGGCGTTAACGCTCATATTGATACCTCCGTTTGATTGATCACTGCAATGCACATCCGTCGGTTACACGAAAACCGCTCCGTCGCACCACTTTTTCATGGCGTTGTACAGCAACAGTACCTTGGTTTGATCCGATACCTCCTGCCATGTGGCCGGTTTGAACTGCCGAAGCCCGTATTGGCGTTCCCCTTCAAAATATGCAAGAATGCCGATGTGGCAGGGGATCTCCTCGGCGATTCTGGCGGTAAGGGCTGTCGGCACGCAGTAGTAATTTTCGTTTCCATGAAAGTTATGGCCGTTTCTGCTTTTGAAATCCTGATAGGTGATTTTGACTTCAAAACAGGTGACCATCATGCCGATATGCCAGTTATGGCACCGCAGGACGCAGCCATGGCATTTCTGTGCATTTTGCTCTGTGCTGCCGTCCCGAAAGCATTTTCCGGGTTCATGCCTATACCCCGTCAGGCACGGTTCCTTTTCGGAAAAC
This window harbors:
- a CDS encoding type II/IV secretion system ATPase subunit: MKLGKKRSAPAFQNKAARTEKNGSHPLSTEPELITEVGNTSEPTAERFANLQFGSDVDVLNPPDEQEAAPLCDNRTLRAHGLFFTPETEGKDFSSVLAEVQAYISEHYSTLLTAGGEDAKVQMKRYIQKFLQDHRVSVNGMSGGRLADALYTEMAEFGFLTKYIFGTGIEEIDINSWRDIEVQYSDGRTVKLEERFESPQHAVNVIRRMLHISGMVLDNASPIVLGHLSKNIRIAVLKSPIVDEDVGVAASIRIVNPQSMKKEDFVRSGTATDPMLDFLSLCIRYGISVCVAGATSSGKTTVAGWVLTTVPDNKRIYTIENGSRELALVREKDGKVVNSVIHTLTRDSDNDRQRIDQTNLLDYALRFNPDIIVVGEMRGAEANAAQEAARTGVAVLTTIHSNSCEATYRRMVSLCKRAVDMSDATLMDYVTEAYPIVVFCKQLENKQRRMMEIQECEILPDGTRRFRPLFQYVITENRMEDGKFIIEGHHAQVNTLSDSLAKRLLENGMPQAVIESLRRKEAQTA
- a CDS encoding AAA family ATPase; protein product: MLNFKKKGIFTRQAPKEDASPQQEPQDGILAVWGSPGSGKTVTAVKIAKHLADQKKNVVLLLCDMTAPMLPCICPPSELEGEHSLGSILAAAHVTEPLIKHNLVTLKKHKHLTILGMKKGENEYTYPPYEQTQAQELLDNLRKIAPFVVADCGSYIANDILSAVALMEADSVLRLANADLKSVSYLSSQLPLLRDSKWDAEKQYKVAGNVKPRQAGEQIGQALGSVAFTLTHSPELEEQYLAGNLLADLSLKDSRPFKKEIEKIAKEVFGI
- the cpaB gene encoding Flp pilus assembly protein CpaB, whose protein sequence is MSLFKNRTVVGVICILLSLLICFGVTPLFNQSVSQKTEIVRVVKEIKAGEEVTREMVQTVEVGGFGLPDNVLRQSETVVGKYATADLSVGDYILNTKLSDTPAAENTYLYSLDGTKQAMSVTIKSFANGLSGKLQSGDIVSVIAPDYKKQGSTVIPAELKYVEVIAVTAGSGYDANTGAQTETETGDEKELPSTVTLLVSPEQSKTLAELESDGKLHLSLVYRGTPANTAKFIEAQDKVVAALYPVEPVQDSTSESQEPEESTASEATAESGVE
- a CDS encoding A24 family peptidase; protein product: MQADSTFQAVLFFCLLLAASVWDLRKRIIPDSICLLIALTGLMDFSPVRFWGIFAALPMFLVALYKPEGIGGGDIKLTAAAGMVLGFVGCTAGLLLGLTASLFFYLINQLIRRLRKLEPRKASQASLPMAPFLSLGFLAITILRIGGNIL
- a CDS encoding DUF6133 family protein, which produces MKHLICKLKCKAVMTAARTRRILSGSRGDGYIDTAIKILIAVVLGALLLAGLYALFGETVLPTLVQRIKEMFNYAG
- a CDS encoding S-layer homology domain-containing protein, which produces MKKKMKKPLGLVLAVCLVLSLLAGSAYAVNRYFEDAKGHWAEEAIQILTEKGVISGYPDGLAHPDDIITRGEFAALVSRTMELPEPEESEVTIRFTDIAGHWSEQDIEALIIAGIIQKDDFGIEFQPDQPISRMEMIRMLVRAIGKGEHDASCPCVTGFSDDGTLSEADKSSICTGKEYGIVDGYPDGTVKPDGEATRAEAFEMLVDTEKAKEQIKKEEPPKPTTPAKPEDKPSGGGSSSGGSGGGSSYVPAPQFSFTLPKTAYTADEIEIKPESRSVSGVTWSALKNGLPVELSGLTDGTLDKNGGKVKFTQTGSITLIATAKNSRGVTVTHEQTISIYPVVTAAFTLPETTHTDKSVAVELTTENLGSNAVVWSLEKDGTAVDMETALSGELTATGGTVLFKEKGSYTLTASITDELGKVITAQDNITVYPVAEVKLTLPAVSHTDKTITLQTETKEADGLTVIYTLTRNGEPAETDAFIEGTLSDGSIRFKEKGVYALTASVTDATGRVFTGTANITVYPVGSAGFYLPEIFHTDNTVMVEAVFGEIGSHTAKWTLLRDGKEVSLTDAAEGTLGNSGGELKVRTKGSYVLKAEFTDDGGRTYRYEQGFKVYPVPAVRYSLPEYVHTDTDITVKTETADLDGLTIEWLVDNTYGFQDWPTYVDGTLTNDGGTIRFKRAGVYELTARVTDETGRVFLYESKEKCEVMPVLTLGFELPEFAYTDTALNLRTHGNNQVLPVEWSVTKDGKSLPLSEAFSGGLNAQGGKITFKDNGEYVLTATMTDYLKRSYSHSESIRILPVVQYAFTMPQTVHYGTEFEVAAKDVQHLGSYAVAWALQKDGNPAQYQGTLGNDGGKIAIRDTGTFTLTASVTDSEGRVTIYSEHITVTNIAPNAPVVEAVPTRTAKDGKFLVNITASATDPDGDAVTLEYADTAADSYYAPGTHTIRVRAKDIAGAYSSWTEKTFTVTNAVPTVTLTAEPTRTVKDGKFLVNISATATDADGDATTLEWDNKAADSYYAPGTHTIHVRAKDIAGAYSPWTEKTFTITSSAPTVTLTASPTRTANNGKFLVNISATAADADGDATTLEWDNKAADGYYAPGTHTVKVRAKDATGLYSQWVSKTFTVANSAPTAPVITRTPNGNSVAPGTPVTITAASSDPDGDSVTLIWEGRSSETQTYPRGKNVVRVKAVDSAGAESPWAAIVFFVADSNGGGGMTLTGPDSVIMENGIEGATITEYTFTVPPVSGHSGSDFGRVRGYNRLTGQWDQLDYGTTSNGITFTRTLGAGVYTQLEFYYYTNHSCMYNKSNITYSVTYHFE
- a CDS encoding SpoVG family protein; its protein translation is MPNNTTPSAPKYDVKIHSIRPEGNCKATASVNVYGDFAVRGIKIMEGSKGLFISMPSYRAGNGEYKDICFPCTKEAKAEFDKAVLGAYQQALTQGQTAAQKQESPAQQEQGQPVMGGI